Proteins encoded together in one Oreochromis aureus strain Israel breed Guangdong linkage group 23, ZZ_aureus, whole genome shotgun sequence window:
- the LOC116331139 gene encoding sex comb on midleg-like protein 2 isoform X3: MGKTPLKDAFSWEEYLKETSSIPAPATCFRQVRVPPTNDFKVGMKLEAHDPRNSTSVCIATVMGITGVRLRLRLDGSDNSNDFWRLVDSSDIQPIGTCEKNGDMLQPPLGFRMNASSWPMFLLRTLNGAEMAPVTAFKKEPPRPPQNSFKPGMKLEAVDKKNPYLICPATIGEVKGDEVFIMFDGWRGAFDYWCKYDSRDIFPVGWCSLTKHSLQPPGNSVTLPKHLQILPSSPSKPSRRSMQSPYRLPNPLPPLPVRKGVRGRRPKSETIALLKAVAEAAAAQNGSVPENTQLVPRVHKKRGPKPGSKRKPKIIQGSTQLPSIQVPQESPANLNSVVSTVCVYVNKHGNCGPHLDRKQMQHLPDHFGPGPVNSVLQQVVQSCIDCAYQPKVLLSALQNDSGGGEVVKVRTDGGVRVVRLPSASSASFVLRFLETMCRHLQCDNLFSSQPFSHYSAYERSKSVKEEVMDAPSLARGSKRSLSGVSPPYAAPLSPKHLRAEAHPSEAETLPHEENGLIKEQRYMDSASNSMTPRPQTMRSSSEYHLQASSLYHHSNSTPMRRLSSNPAEMSSTQPLRRVEAASSTTGPEALASERESLQLPNKNPSSWSIEEVMQFVRDADPTALAPHAELFRKHEIDGKALMLLRSDMIMKYMGLKLGPALKLCHHIERLKQGKL; encoded by the exons ATGGGGAAAACGCCGCTAAAAG ATGCTTTTAGCTGGGAAGAATATCTCAAGGAAACATCATCGATACCAGCACCAGCGACCTGTTTTCGTCAG GTCAGAGTCCCACCTACCAACGACTTCAAGGTGGGAATGAAGCTTGAAGCTCACGACCCACGCAACTCCACCTCAGTTTGCATTGCCACAGTGATGGGTATTACCGGGGTCCGTCTGCGCCTCCGTCTGGACGGCAGTGATAACAGCAATGACTTCTGGAGACTGGTCGACTCCTCTGACATCCAGCCTATCGGCACCTGTGAGAAGAATGGAGATATGCTGCAGCCGCCGCTGG GATTTCGGATGAATGCCTCCTCTTGGCCCATGTTTCTGCTGAGAACCTTAAATGGAGCAGAGATGGCACCAGTAACAGCCTTTAAAAAG GAACCACCAAGACCCCCTCAGAATAGCTTTAAGCCAGGCATGAAGCTGGAGGCGGTGGACAAGAAGAACCCGTACCTCATCTGCCCCGCCACAATTGGAGAAGTGAAGGGCGATGAGGTCTTCATCATGTTTGACGGTTGGCGGGGCGCCTTTGACTACTGGTGCAAGTACGACTCCCGAGACATCTTCCCGGTAGGCTGGTGCTCCCTCACTAAGCACAGCCTTCAGCCCCCCGGCAACAGTG TTACTCTGCCGAAGCACCTGCAGATTCTTCCCTCGTCGCCCTCTAAACCGAGCCGGCGATCCATGCAGTCCCCCTACAGACTCCCCAACCCTCTGCCCCCTTTGCCGGTCAGGAAGGGGGTCAGAGGCCGTCGGCCCAAGAGCGAGACCATTGCTCTCCTCAAAGCGGTGGCCGAGGCAGCCGCGGCCCAAAATGGGTCTGTACCTGAAAACACACAGCTGGTACCCCGAGTTCACAAGAAGAGAGGACCCAAACCGGGAAGCAAG AGAAAGCCCAAAATTATCCAAGGCTCCACACAGCTGCCGAGCATCCAGGTGCCACAGGAAAGTCCTGCCAACCTAAACTCAGTGGTTTCTACAG tgtgtgtgtacgtgaATAAGCACGGAAACTGCGGACCCCACCTGGACAGGAAGCAGATGCAGCATCTACCTGACCACTTTGGACCAGGTCCAGTGAACTCTGTGCTCCAACAGGTTGTCCAGTCATGTATAGACTGTGCATACCAGCCTAAAGTCCTGCTCAGCGCTCTGCAGAATGATTCGGGCGGAGGGGAGGTCGTCAAAG TGAGAACAGATGGTGGAGTCCGTGTGGTCAGGCTACCGTCGGCTTCCAGTGCTTCCTTTGTACTGCGCTTCCTGGAGACCATGTGTCGTCATCTGCAGTGCGACAACCTGTTCAGCAGCCAGCCCTTCAGCCACTACTCAGCTTATGAGAGGAGCAAATCAG TGAAAGAAGAGGTGATGGATGCGCCATCACTGGCAAGAGGGAGTAAACGAAGCCTCTCTGGAGTCTCTCCACCGTATGCAGCGCCGCTGTCTCCTAAACATTTACGTGCTGAAGCTCATCCTTCAGAAG caGAGACTCTGCCCCATGAAGAGAATGGCTTAATAAAGGAGCAGCGCTACATGGACTCCGCCTCCAACTCCATGACCCCGCGACCCCAGACTATGCGGAGTTCCTCGGAGTACCACTTGCAGGCCAGCAGCCTCTACCATCACAGCAACAGCACACCGATGCGCCGCCTTTCGTCTAACCCTGCAGAAATGAGCTCCACACAACCCCTCAGAAGAGTCGAAG CTGCCAGCTCCACCACAGGTCCCGAGGCTCTGGCGTCTGAGAGGGAGAGTCTACAGTTGCCCAACAAAAACCCCTCCTCCTGGTCCATCGAAGAGGTGATGCAGTTCGTCAGGGACGCTGACCCCACAGCTTTGGCACCTCACGCTGAGCTCTTCAGAAAACAT GAGATTGATGGCAAAGCTCTGATGCTCCTGCGGAGCGACATGATCATGAAGTATATGGGTCTGAAACTGGGGCCCGCACTGAAGCTCTGCCACCACATAGAGAGGCTGAAACAAGGCAAACTGTAA
- the LOC116331139 gene encoding sex comb on midleg-like protein 2 isoform X2 — MGKTPLKDQKEAKKEKSDAFSWEEYLKETSSIPAPATCFRQVRVPPTNDFKVGMKLEAHDPRNSTSVCIATVMGITGVRLRLRLDGSDNSNDFWRLVDSSDIQPIGTCEKNGDMLQPPLGFRMNASSWPMFLLRTLNGAEMAPVTAFKKEPPRPPQNSFKPGMKLEAVDKKNPYLICPATIGEVKGDEVFIMFDGWRGAFDYWCKYDSRDIFPVGWCSLTKHSLQPPGNSVTLPKHLQILPSSPSKPSRRSMQSPYRLPNPLPPLPVRKGVRGRRPKSETIALLKAVAEAAAAQNGSVPENTQLVPRVHKKRGPKPGSKRKPKIIQGSTQLPSIQVPQESPANLNSVVSTVCVYVNKHGNCGPHLDRKQMQHLPDHFGPGPVNSVLQQVVQSCIDCAYQPKVLLSALQNDSGGGEVVKVRTDGGVRVVRLPSASSASFVLRFLETMCRHLQCDNLFSSQPFSHYSAYERSKSVKEEVMDAPSLARGSKRSLSGVSPPYAAPLSPKHLRAEAHPSEETLPHEENGLIKEQRYMDSASNSMTPRPQTMRSSSEYHLQASSLYHHSNSTPMRRLSSNPAEMSSTQPLRRVEAASSTTGPEALASERESLQLPNKNPSSWSIEEVMQFVRDADPTALAPHAELFRKHEIDGKALMLLRSDMIMKYMGLKLGPALKLCHHIERLKQGKL, encoded by the exons ATGGGGAAAACGCCGCTAAAAG ATCAGAAAGAAgccaaaaaagagaaatcag ATGCTTTTAGCTGGGAAGAATATCTCAAGGAAACATCATCGATACCAGCACCAGCGACCTGTTTTCGTCAG GTCAGAGTCCCACCTACCAACGACTTCAAGGTGGGAATGAAGCTTGAAGCTCACGACCCACGCAACTCCACCTCAGTTTGCATTGCCACAGTGATGGGTATTACCGGGGTCCGTCTGCGCCTCCGTCTGGACGGCAGTGATAACAGCAATGACTTCTGGAGACTGGTCGACTCCTCTGACATCCAGCCTATCGGCACCTGTGAGAAGAATGGAGATATGCTGCAGCCGCCGCTGG GATTTCGGATGAATGCCTCCTCTTGGCCCATGTTTCTGCTGAGAACCTTAAATGGAGCAGAGATGGCACCAGTAACAGCCTTTAAAAAG GAACCACCAAGACCCCCTCAGAATAGCTTTAAGCCAGGCATGAAGCTGGAGGCGGTGGACAAGAAGAACCCGTACCTCATCTGCCCCGCCACAATTGGAGAAGTGAAGGGCGATGAGGTCTTCATCATGTTTGACGGTTGGCGGGGCGCCTTTGACTACTGGTGCAAGTACGACTCCCGAGACATCTTCCCGGTAGGCTGGTGCTCCCTCACTAAGCACAGCCTTCAGCCCCCCGGCAACAGTG TTACTCTGCCGAAGCACCTGCAGATTCTTCCCTCGTCGCCCTCTAAACCGAGCCGGCGATCCATGCAGTCCCCCTACAGACTCCCCAACCCTCTGCCCCCTTTGCCGGTCAGGAAGGGGGTCAGAGGCCGTCGGCCCAAGAGCGAGACCATTGCTCTCCTCAAAGCGGTGGCCGAGGCAGCCGCGGCCCAAAATGGGTCTGTACCTGAAAACACACAGCTGGTACCCCGAGTTCACAAGAAGAGAGGACCCAAACCGGGAAGCAAG AGAAAGCCCAAAATTATCCAAGGCTCCACACAGCTGCCGAGCATCCAGGTGCCACAGGAAAGTCCTGCCAACCTAAACTCAGTGGTTTCTACAG tgtgtgtgtacgtgaATAAGCACGGAAACTGCGGACCCCACCTGGACAGGAAGCAGATGCAGCATCTACCTGACCACTTTGGACCAGGTCCAGTGAACTCTGTGCTCCAACAGGTTGTCCAGTCATGTATAGACTGTGCATACCAGCCTAAAGTCCTGCTCAGCGCTCTGCAGAATGATTCGGGCGGAGGGGAGGTCGTCAAAG TGAGAACAGATGGTGGAGTCCGTGTGGTCAGGCTACCGTCGGCTTCCAGTGCTTCCTTTGTACTGCGCTTCCTGGAGACCATGTGTCGTCATCTGCAGTGCGACAACCTGTTCAGCAGCCAGCCCTTCAGCCACTACTCAGCTTATGAGAGGAGCAAATCAG TGAAAGAAGAGGTGATGGATGCGCCATCACTGGCAAGAGGGAGTAAACGAAGCCTCTCTGGAGTCTCTCCACCGTATGCAGCGCCGCTGTCTCCTAAACATTTACGTGCTGAAGCTCATCCTTCAGAAG AGACTCTGCCCCATGAAGAGAATGGCTTAATAAAGGAGCAGCGCTACATGGACTCCGCCTCCAACTCCATGACCCCGCGACCCCAGACTATGCGGAGTTCCTCGGAGTACCACTTGCAGGCCAGCAGCCTCTACCATCACAGCAACAGCACACCGATGCGCCGCCTTTCGTCTAACCCTGCAGAAATGAGCTCCACACAACCCCTCAGAAGAGTCGAAG CTGCCAGCTCCACCACAGGTCCCGAGGCTCTGGCGTCTGAGAGGGAGAGTCTACAGTTGCCCAACAAAAACCCCTCCTCCTGGTCCATCGAAGAGGTGATGCAGTTCGTCAGGGACGCTGACCCCACAGCTTTGGCACCTCACGCTGAGCTCTTCAGAAAACAT GAGATTGATGGCAAAGCTCTGATGCTCCTGCGGAGCGACATGATCATGAAGTATATGGGTCTGAAACTGGGGCCCGCACTGAAGCTCTGCCACCACATAGAGAGGCTGAAACAAGGCAAACTGTAA
- the zmp:0000001174 gene encoding retinoic acid-induced protein 2 — protein MEGNDDKSVTMTQPQTEVCNSEAGGGGGEVSSKVEDGVNPLTPADSCDANMTGLNKGGLSNLTDTPAPPVVSPTAEPPGGMSLKVATTVLHPVCLGESPLMLPIHLQMAGAAGPQLGQMGAAPYLITSQSPVSLPLVLDQQVIQHMSPSVIPQTTNCAQLQNNVLCQSPLTFGLPPAVDQKSTGQTQEANLLSLLQNPAFAAILQDLFPSQASSSSCQSPGSPFFPLPPLTPPYTSPLAPLVPPATLLVPYPVIIPLPVPLPVPLPIPIPVPQTEDSKGNMPKPVCTVSKSTQTSPKDTTSPSQSSRKCMPPFQPQNASPSSLPLEEGQALDLSVRPCPVEPKQEYPSPQQDSVLDLSVPGVRKKCAQSDREGASQSSPDGSSTSLSLGVECTQSLDSKLLGSLASLEFSRQHKWLVDSSAAGSSSLSQEASLSGAGNLEIVSTSQTAKVIVSVKDAIPAILCGKIKGLSGVSTKNFSIKRDGSQGAALQQLYGVPSGSHGEQHDPNNPLKKVSKSRAIKLKKVSSQEIHFLPIKKQRLAALLPRK, from the coding sequence ATGGAGGGTAACGATGACAAGTCTGTAACCATGACCCAGCCACAGACTGAAGTGTGCAACTCTGAggcgggaggaggaggaggagaggtctCCAGCAAAGTGGAAGATGGAGTAAATCCACTCACTCCTGCTGATTCCTGTGACGCTAATATGACAGGGCTGAATAAAGGAGGCCTCTCTAACCTGACAGACACTCCTGCACCCCCAGTGGTGAGTCCCACTGCTGAACCTCCAGGAGGTATGTCTCTTAAAGTGGCTACCACTGTACTCCACCCAGTTTGTCTGGGTGAGAGCCCGCTCATGCTGCCCATTCACCTCCAGATGGCCGGAGCAGCCGGGCCTCAGCTCGGACAGATGGGGGCAGCACCGTACTTGATAACGAGCCAAAGCCCAGTTTCACTGCCTCTGGTCTTGGATCAGCAGGTGATTCAGCACATGAGTCCTTCTGTAATCCCTCAGACCACCAACTGTGCACAGCTGCAGAACAACGTGCTGTGTCAGAGTCCTTTGACGTTCGGTTTACCTCCCGCTGTTGACCAGAAGTCCACAGGACAGACGCAGGAGGCTAACttgctctctctcctgcagAATCCAGCTTTTGCTGCCATCTTGCAGGACCTCTTCCCTTCCCAGGCGAGTTCATCGAGCTGTCAGTCTCCAGGCTCTCCCTTCTTCccccttcctcccctcacccctccCTACACCTCCCCTCTGGCCCCTCTGGTCCCTCCTGCTACACTCCTAGTCCCATACCCGGTCATCATTCCTCTGCCCGTGCCTCTGCCAGTCCCTCTCCCCATCCCCATCCCTGTCCCTCAGACCGAGGACTCAAAGGGTAACATGCCAAAACCAGTTTGCACTGTGAGTAAAAGCACTCAGACTTCGCCAAAAGATACTACCTCCCCCTCGCAGTCTTCAAGGAAATGCATGCCTCCGTTCCAGCCACAAAATGCATCCCCATCCTCACTTCCTCTAGAGGAAGGACAAGCTCTGGACCTTTCTGTCAGGCCATGTCCAGTTGAACCAAAACAGGAATATCCCAGTCCGCAGCAGGACAGTGTGCTGGATTTGTCAGTTCCTGGTGTGAGGAAAAAGTGTGCTCAGTCAGACAGAGAGGGAGCCTCACAGTCCAGTCCGGatggcagcagcacatctttgtCTCTGGGCGTCGAATGCACTCAGAGTTTAGATTCCAAACTCCTCGGAAGTCTGGCATCGCTGGAGTTCAGCCGGCAGCATAAGTGGTTGGTTGACAGCAGTGCTGCTGGGTCTAGTTCTTTGAGTCAGGAGGCGTCTCTGAGCGGCGCTGGAAACCTCGAGATAGTGAGCACCTCGCAGACAGCCAAGGTCATTGTCTCAGTAAAAGACGCGATCCCCGCCATCCTCTGCGGAAAGATAAAAGGCCTTTCGGGAGTCTCAACCAAGAACTTCTCCATAAAACGGGATGGCAGCCAGGGGGCAGCTCTGCAGCAGCTCTACGGTGTGCCGTCGGGATCGCACGGGGAGCAACATGACCCCAACAACCCTCTTAAAAAGGTCTCTAAAAGCAGAGCTATCAAACTGAAGAAGGTCAGCTCACAGGAGATCCACTTCCTTCCCATTAAGAAGCAGAGACTGGCAGCGCTGCTCCCCAGGAAGTGA
- the LOC116331139 gene encoding sex comb on midleg-like protein 2 isoform X1, which produces MGKTPLKDQKEAKKEKSDAFSWEEYLKETSSIPAPATCFRQVRVPPTNDFKVGMKLEAHDPRNSTSVCIATVMGITGVRLRLRLDGSDNSNDFWRLVDSSDIQPIGTCEKNGDMLQPPLGFRMNASSWPMFLLRTLNGAEMAPVTAFKKEPPRPPQNSFKPGMKLEAVDKKNPYLICPATIGEVKGDEVFIMFDGWRGAFDYWCKYDSRDIFPVGWCSLTKHSLQPPGNSVTLPKHLQILPSSPSKPSRRSMQSPYRLPNPLPPLPVRKGVRGRRPKSETIALLKAVAEAAAAQNGSVPENTQLVPRVHKKRGPKPGSKRKPKIIQGSTQLPSIQVPQESPANLNSVVSTVCVYVNKHGNCGPHLDRKQMQHLPDHFGPGPVNSVLQQVVQSCIDCAYQPKVLLSALQNDSGGGEVVKVRTDGGVRVVRLPSASSASFVLRFLETMCRHLQCDNLFSSQPFSHYSAYERSKSVKEEVMDAPSLARGSKRSLSGVSPPYAAPLSPKHLRAEAHPSEAETLPHEENGLIKEQRYMDSASNSMTPRPQTMRSSSEYHLQASSLYHHSNSTPMRRLSSNPAEMSSTQPLRRVEAASSTTGPEALASERESLQLPNKNPSSWSIEEVMQFVRDADPTALAPHAELFRKHEIDGKALMLLRSDMIMKYMGLKLGPALKLCHHIERLKQGKL; this is translated from the exons ATGGGGAAAACGCCGCTAAAAG ATCAGAAAGAAgccaaaaaagagaaatcag ATGCTTTTAGCTGGGAAGAATATCTCAAGGAAACATCATCGATACCAGCACCAGCGACCTGTTTTCGTCAG GTCAGAGTCCCACCTACCAACGACTTCAAGGTGGGAATGAAGCTTGAAGCTCACGACCCACGCAACTCCACCTCAGTTTGCATTGCCACAGTGATGGGTATTACCGGGGTCCGTCTGCGCCTCCGTCTGGACGGCAGTGATAACAGCAATGACTTCTGGAGACTGGTCGACTCCTCTGACATCCAGCCTATCGGCACCTGTGAGAAGAATGGAGATATGCTGCAGCCGCCGCTGG GATTTCGGATGAATGCCTCCTCTTGGCCCATGTTTCTGCTGAGAACCTTAAATGGAGCAGAGATGGCACCAGTAACAGCCTTTAAAAAG GAACCACCAAGACCCCCTCAGAATAGCTTTAAGCCAGGCATGAAGCTGGAGGCGGTGGACAAGAAGAACCCGTACCTCATCTGCCCCGCCACAATTGGAGAAGTGAAGGGCGATGAGGTCTTCATCATGTTTGACGGTTGGCGGGGCGCCTTTGACTACTGGTGCAAGTACGACTCCCGAGACATCTTCCCGGTAGGCTGGTGCTCCCTCACTAAGCACAGCCTTCAGCCCCCCGGCAACAGTG TTACTCTGCCGAAGCACCTGCAGATTCTTCCCTCGTCGCCCTCTAAACCGAGCCGGCGATCCATGCAGTCCCCCTACAGACTCCCCAACCCTCTGCCCCCTTTGCCGGTCAGGAAGGGGGTCAGAGGCCGTCGGCCCAAGAGCGAGACCATTGCTCTCCTCAAAGCGGTGGCCGAGGCAGCCGCGGCCCAAAATGGGTCTGTACCTGAAAACACACAGCTGGTACCCCGAGTTCACAAGAAGAGAGGACCCAAACCGGGAAGCAAG AGAAAGCCCAAAATTATCCAAGGCTCCACACAGCTGCCGAGCATCCAGGTGCCACAGGAAAGTCCTGCCAACCTAAACTCAGTGGTTTCTACAG tgtgtgtgtacgtgaATAAGCACGGAAACTGCGGACCCCACCTGGACAGGAAGCAGATGCAGCATCTACCTGACCACTTTGGACCAGGTCCAGTGAACTCTGTGCTCCAACAGGTTGTCCAGTCATGTATAGACTGTGCATACCAGCCTAAAGTCCTGCTCAGCGCTCTGCAGAATGATTCGGGCGGAGGGGAGGTCGTCAAAG TGAGAACAGATGGTGGAGTCCGTGTGGTCAGGCTACCGTCGGCTTCCAGTGCTTCCTTTGTACTGCGCTTCCTGGAGACCATGTGTCGTCATCTGCAGTGCGACAACCTGTTCAGCAGCCAGCCCTTCAGCCACTACTCAGCTTATGAGAGGAGCAAATCAG TGAAAGAAGAGGTGATGGATGCGCCATCACTGGCAAGAGGGAGTAAACGAAGCCTCTCTGGAGTCTCTCCACCGTATGCAGCGCCGCTGTCTCCTAAACATTTACGTGCTGAAGCTCATCCTTCAGAAG caGAGACTCTGCCCCATGAAGAGAATGGCTTAATAAAGGAGCAGCGCTACATGGACTCCGCCTCCAACTCCATGACCCCGCGACCCCAGACTATGCGGAGTTCCTCGGAGTACCACTTGCAGGCCAGCAGCCTCTACCATCACAGCAACAGCACACCGATGCGCCGCCTTTCGTCTAACCCTGCAGAAATGAGCTCCACACAACCCCTCAGAAGAGTCGAAG CTGCCAGCTCCACCACAGGTCCCGAGGCTCTGGCGTCTGAGAGGGAGAGTCTACAGTTGCCCAACAAAAACCCCTCCTCCTGGTCCATCGAAGAGGTGATGCAGTTCGTCAGGGACGCTGACCCCACAGCTTTGGCACCTCACGCTGAGCTCTTCAGAAAACAT GAGATTGATGGCAAAGCTCTGATGCTCCTGCGGAGCGACATGATCATGAAGTATATGGGTCTGAAACTGGGGCCCGCACTGAAGCTCTGCCACCACATAGAGAGGCTGAAACAAGGCAAACTGTAA